One window of the Aulosira sp. FACHB-615 genome contains the following:
- a CDS encoding branched-chain amino acid ABC transporter permease — MVPQVLQQDIQQVLQLIVNGIALGSIIALAAVGLTLTYGILRLSNFAHGDFLTLGAYLTLLVNAAGVNIWLSMILAAVGTVGAMLLSEKLLWSKMRLIRATSTTLIIISIGLALFLRNGIILVWGGKNQNYNVPVTSAWDFFGVKIPQNQLLVLGLAVLAIVGLHYLLQNTKIGKAMRAVADDLDLARVSGINVEQVILWTWLIAGTLTSLGGSMYGLITAVRPNMGWFLILPLFASVILGGIGNPYGAIAAAFIIGIAQEVSTIWLGSQYKQGIALLIMILVLLIRPKGLFKGTI; from the coding sequence ATGGTTCCACAAGTTCTACAACAAGATATACAACAAGTTCTACAACTAATTGTCAATGGTATTGCTTTAGGAAGCATTATTGCTTTAGCTGCGGTTGGTCTGACCCTCACCTACGGGATTTTACGGTTATCGAATTTTGCTCATGGTGATTTTCTGACTTTAGGTGCGTATTTGACGCTGTTGGTAAATGCAGCTGGGGTGAATATCTGGCTATCGATGATTTTGGCAGCCGTGGGAACTGTCGGCGCGATGCTGCTATCAGAAAAGTTATTGTGGTCAAAGATGCGCTTAATTCGTGCCACTTCCACAACGCTGATTATTATTTCTATTGGTCTAGCTTTATTTTTACGTAATGGCATTATCTTAGTTTGGGGTGGCAAAAACCAAAACTACAATGTTCCTGTGACTTCTGCTTGGGACTTTTTTGGTGTCAAAATCCCCCAAAATCAACTTTTGGTTTTAGGTCTAGCTGTGTTAGCAATTGTGGGGCTGCATTACCTCCTGCAAAACACCAAAATTGGTAAAGCAATGCGAGCTGTCGCAGATGATTTAGATTTAGCTAGAGTTTCCGGTATCAATGTTGAGCAAGTTATTCTTTGGACTTGGCTGATTGCTGGTACACTCACTTCCTTGGGTGGAAGTATGTACGGTTTAATTACGGCGGTGCGCCCTAATATGGGATGGTTTTTAATTTTGCCATTGTTTGCTTCAGTAATTTTAGGCGGAATTGGGAACCCTTATGGAGCGATCGCCGCAGCTTTTATCATTGGCATTGCTCAGGAAGTTAGCACTATTTGGCTGGGTTCACAATACAAACAAGGTATTGCCCTACTAATTATGATTTTGGTGCTGCTCATTCGCCCCAAAGGTTTATTTAAAGGCACGATTTGA
- the hrmK gene encoding hybrid histidine kinase/response regulator HrmK gives MQQYSSLPEQNSQVDTTPSLLATIQQLRAELWLECSLNKLQSRLNDYLLSVSASTLQVEATAAEIFQTVVDELDVALNNSRVAIALPQPQTTLAQVCYVSTSASALEVTPQKGKKLRLQLTQMVEVSDLQRLASQQPPSAWPLTNNSEMIGWLIIPKAPREVLTASQIQLKPELFTRVTQQLTNALAQFKQIQSWQQLSQNIGNSNQELERTNQLKNQFLANTSHEIRTPLSSIIGFTHLLLAQGYEPSRERHQEYLNIIQSSGKHLLALINDILDLSKIEANQLEVQPEEVNVPELCRNVLALVKEKAANKGLKLRLELDPSVTTLVADPLRLKQMLLNLLFNAVKFTCTGEVGLKVIPQAEFVNFTVWDTGIGISQLDQEQLFQPYFQIANSVTNRDEGTGLGLVVTKKLAEIHGGSVEVESKLNQGSRFTIILPVTPVTEVLEHPKAQTDAADITLCASNIVPSSNFRILLVEDDLPNGQLMQTYLERLGYQVTWIKNATAIWSTLAQQTPGLILIDIQLPDENGLQVVKQLRQNAEYQKIPVIAQTAMAMKGDRETCIASGVNEYISKPLDLPLLAALVAKYIQLPPPASEASPS, from the coding sequence ATGCAGCAGTATTCAAGCTTACCAGAACAAAACTCACAGGTAGATACAACGCCAAGTCTTTTGGCAACAATTCAACAACTCCGTGCGGAGTTGTGGTTAGAGTGCAGCTTGAACAAGTTGCAAAGTCGCCTGAATGATTACCTATTGTCTGTTTCTGCGTCTACTTTACAGGTAGAAGCAACAGCAGCAGAAATTTTTCAAACAGTGGTCGATGAACTTGATGTGGCTTTGAATAATAGTAGAGTAGCGATCGCTCTGCCTCAACCACAAACAACATTGGCTCAAGTTTGTTATGTTTCAACTTCTGCATCAGCCTTAGAAGTCACACCCCAAAAAGGCAAAAAACTGCGGTTGCAATTAACGCAAATGGTGGAAGTTTCAGACTTGCAGCGCCTTGCTAGTCAACAACCGCCAAGTGCTTGGCCTTTAACCAATAATTCTGAAATGATTGGCTGGCTAATTATTCCTAAAGCACCGCGAGAAGTCCTGACAGCATCACAAATACAACTGAAACCAGAATTATTCACCAGAGTCACCCAACAACTGACTAACGCTCTGGCACAGTTTAAACAAATACAATCTTGGCAGCAACTCTCACAAAATATTGGTAATTCTAATCAGGAACTCGAAAGAACCAATCAACTCAAAAATCAGTTTCTCGCCAATACCAGCCACGAAATTCGCACACCCTTGAGTTCGATTATCGGATTCACCCATTTACTGTTAGCTCAAGGTTACGAACCCAGCCGAGAACGCCATCAAGAATATTTAAATATTATTCAGTCAAGTGGCAAACACTTGTTAGCACTGATTAATGATATTTTAGACCTCTCCAAAATTGAAGCCAATCAGCTAGAAGTCCAACCAGAAGAAGTAAATGTGCCAGAACTATGCCGTAATGTTTTGGCATTAGTCAAAGAGAAAGCCGCTAACAAAGGCTTAAAACTGCGCCTAGAACTAGATCCTAGCGTGACAACTTTAGTTGCAGATCCCTTGCGCCTCAAGCAAATGCTATTAAATTTGCTCTTCAATGCTGTCAAGTTTACTTGTACTGGGGAAGTGGGTTTAAAAGTTATCCCACAAGCTGAATTTGTCAATTTTACAGTTTGGGATACAGGAATTGGAATTTCTCAATTAGACCAAGAACAACTTTTTCAACCTTATTTTCAGATTGCGAACTCGGTAACTAACCGTGATGAAGGTACAGGCTTGGGTTTGGTTGTCACCAAGAAACTGGCAGAAATTCACGGGGGTTCTGTAGAAGTAGAATCGAAACTGAATCAGGGTTCGCGTTTTACAATTATTCTGCCTGTGACACCAGTAACGGAAGTGCTAGAGCATCCGAAAGCTCAAACAGATGCAGCAGATATTACCTTATGTGCGTCAAATATCGTTCCTAGTTCTAACTTCCGAATTTTATTGGTGGAAGATGATTTACCCAATGGCCAGTTAATGCAAACTTATCTTGAGAGATTGGGTTATCAGGTAACTTGGATTAAAAATGCTACCGCAATTTGGTCAACTCTGGCACAACAAACACCAGGGTTAATTTTAATTGATATTCAGTTACCCGATGAAAACGGGCTACAGGTGGTCAAGCAACTACGTCAAAACGCAGAGTATCAAAAAATTCCAGTAATTGCTCAAACGGCAATGGCGATGAAAGGCGATCGCGAAACTTGTATCGCATCAGGAGTCAATGAATATATTTCTAAACCCCTGGATTTACCACTTTTAGCGGCTTTAGTAGCAAAGTATATTCAATTACCACCACCAGCATCGGAAGCGTCGCCCAGCTAA